In the Wyeomyia smithii strain HCP4-BCI-WySm-NY-G18 chromosome 2, ASM2978416v1, whole genome shotgun sequence genome, one interval contains:
- the LOC129722370 gene encoding sodium-dependent nutrient amino acid transporter 1-like codes for MDNKAYTADNVDRCTVEGVTVVCNGSNQENGIISNGLTNQFSITSSQQPPSTTREKWGKNIEFLLSCVALSVGFGNVWRFPYTAFNNGGGAFVIPYLIVLLIIGRPVYYLEMVIGQFSNRGCVKVYDLAPAMRGIGVGQTMAIFTVTTYYAAILAITFRYLVMSFSAELPWSQCQPEWVDCVDSSHIGVVSMGNRTAVQSSAELYFRNTVLHKAASLDNGIGVPDWKLVICLVVAWVCITAILIRGIKSSGKFSYFLAIFPYVIILILLIRAVTLPGAWNGIKYFFTPEWSKLLTIEVWYEAVTQCFFSLTICFGGLIVYSSFNNFHNDIYRHAVIITWLDTFTSMIAGCIVFAVIGHLAHVTEQPDIRKVVKSGPGLTFETYPDAIAKFDFLPQLFSVLFFFMLFLLGIGTLIGIVTSVITAIHDQNPHWKRWKVVLVVAFVGFCFGLVYLTPGGLFLLDVMDYYGATFVTLTLAVFELLTFAWIYGVDRVCKDIEFMLEKKTGMFWRICWGVVTPLVVLIILLFSIANYVPKEIPWGYNALGWCLYTVAVLQLPTWAIYAWRKESSTENRNQRLMTILSPLPDWGPEDANVRSKYNAFMSEHEPAASMADLNILKYIRKKLLE; via the exons AATGGCATAATCTCCAACGGATTGACTAACCAATTCAGCATCACTAGCAGTCAACAGCCACCGAGTACGACAAGAGAAAAATGGGGTAAAAACATCGAATTTTTGCTGTCCTGCGTAGCGTTATCAGTTGGGTTCGGCAATGTGTGGCGCTTCCCATACACAGCCTTTAACAATGGAGGAGGAGCGTTCGTGATACCGTATTTAATCGTTCTACTGATCATCGGTCGTCCCGTCTACTATCTGGAAATGGTGATAGGACAATTCTCGAACCGAGGTTGTGTCAAAGTGTATGACCTGGCGCCGGCCATGCGAGGTATTGGCGTCGGTCAGACGATGGCAATTTTCACGGTGACTACCTACTACGCGGCAATCCTGGCGATAACCTTTCGATATCTGGTGATGTCGTTCAGTGCCGAGCTGCCGTGGAGTCAATGCCAACCGGAATGGGTGGATTGTGTGGATTCGAGTCACATTGGGGTGGTTTCGATGGGAAACAGAACTGCTGTGCAGTCTTCAGCGGAACTATATTTTAG GAATACTGTATTACATAAAGCCGCTTCGTTGGATAACGGAATTGGAGTACCAGACTGGAAGCTGGTAATTTGTCTCGTTGTCGCGTGGGTGTGCATAACCGCAATCTTGATTCGAG GCATCAAAAGTTCAGGAAAGTTCTCCTACTTTCTGGCCATTTTTCCCTATGTCATCATCCTCATTCTATTGATCCGAGCGGTCACTCTGCCGGGAGCCTGGAATGGGATCAAGTACTTCTTCACTCCCGAGTGGTCCAAACTGTTGACCATCGAAGTTTGGTACGAAGCAGTCACGCAATGTTTCTTCTCACTGACAATCTGTTTCGGTGGATTGATTGTGTATTCGTCCTTCAACAACTTCCACAACGACATTTATCG acACGCCGTCATCATCACCTGGTTGGACACCTTCACGTCTATGATTGCCGGTTGCATCGTTTTCGCCGTAATCGGGCACCTGGCTCATGTCACCGAACAGCCCGATATTCGAAAAGTAGTCAAAAGCGGCCCGGGACTAACATTCGAAACCTACCCGGATGCCATAGCCAAGTTCGATTTCCTGCCGCAGCTTTTTTCGGTTCTGTTTTTCTTCATGCTATTTCTGTTGGGAATCGGTACTCTGATCGGAATTGTAACATCGGTGATAACCGCCATTCACGATCAAAACCCGCACTGGAAACGCTGGAAGGTTGTTTTGGTGGTGGCGTTTGTGGGATTCTGTTTCGGGTTGGTTTACCTCACACCGGGGGGTCTATTTTTGCTGGATGTGATGGACTACTACGGGGCAACGTTCGTTACGTTAACTTTGGCAGTTTTCGAGCTGTTGACATTTGCCTGGATCTACGGTGTCGATAGGGTGTGCAAGGACATTGAGTTTATGCTGGAGAAGAAGACCGGCATGTTTTGGCGTATTTGCTGGGGTGTTGTTACACCTTTAGTTGTGTTGATCATTCTACTGTTCAGTATTGCAAATTACGTTCCCAAGGAAATTCCTTGGGGTTACAATG ctCTCGGCTGGTGTTTGTATACCGTTGCCGTACTACAACTTCCCACCTGGGCTATTTATGCCTGGCGCAAGGAAAGCTCGACCGAAAACCGTAACCAAAGATTAATGACAATCTTGAGTCCGCTACCGGATTGGGGTCCAGAAGATGCTAATGTTCGATCGAAATATAACGCTTTCATGTCCGAGCACGAGCCCGCCGCTTCGATGGCGGATTTAAACATACTTAAGTACATTCGTAAAAAACTGCTAGAGTAG
- the LOC129722375 gene encoding uncharacterized protein LOC129722375 isoform X2, protein MTVLKNTYILLALIIFSNAASIKANEKDQQHLEAKPQFFDHNNVKGNNQIREQIRTPNYAAVQQPQRPYPSSRYRQDGAVQSDIPAGALLSPVGENVGGLLGGLVGGLVQGLGLGLGLNLQRPNSNQCNSYPNGAYYNCHSCCRKETPNCVGSIPTIYMSRIVNEGLNWEHLQDQPWVATRKTQDDANMYWLYPQQFANLRAGSSPDLFNSNAIFEQKHQS, encoded by the exons ttgTTGGCATTA ATCATTTTTTCCAATGCCGCTTCTATTAAAGCGAATGAAAAAGATCAACAACATTTGGAAGCTAAGCCACAATTTTTCGACCACAATAATGTCAAAG GAAATAACCAAATTCGTGAGCAAATCCGTACACCAAACTATGCTGCGGTCCAGCAACCACAAAGACCCTATCCGTCATCAAGATATCGACAGGATGGTGCAGTACAGTCGGACATCCCAGCTGGTGCTTTACTATCTCCCGTCGGTGAAAATGTTGGTGGACTTCTTGGAGGTTTGGTTGGAGGATTGGTTCAAGGATTAGGTTTGGGACTTGGTTTGAATTTACAGC GACCCAACTCCAACCAGTGCAACTCTTATCCAAATGGAGCTTACTATAACTGTCACAGTTGCTGCCGGAAAGAAACCCCGAACTGCGTTGGTTCAATCCCAACTATCTACATGTCGAGAATCGTCAACGAAGGACTGAACTGGGAACATTTGCAGGACCAGCCCTGGGTGGCAACCAGGAAAACCCAGGATGATGCTAACATGTACTGGTTGTATCCACAGCAGTTTGCCAACCTGAGAGCTGGAAGCAGTCCAGATTTATTCAACAGTAATGCTATATTTGAACAGAAACATCAGTCTTAA
- the LOC129722375 gene encoding uncharacterized protein LOC129722375 isoform X1 → MTVLKNTYILLALIIFSNAASIKANEKDQQHLEAKPQFFDHNNVKGAVNFEHANRVGNNQIREQIRTPNYAAVQQPQRPYPSSRYRQDGAVQSDIPAGALLSPVGENVGGLLGGLVGGLVQGLGLGLGLNLQRPNSNQCNSYPNGAYYNCHSCCRKETPNCVGSIPTIYMSRIVNEGLNWEHLQDQPWVATRKTQDDANMYWLYPQQFANLRAGSSPDLFNSNAIFEQKHQS, encoded by the exons ttgTTGGCATTA ATCATTTTTTCCAATGCCGCTTCTATTAAAGCGAATGAAAAAGATCAACAACATTTGGAAGCTAAGCCACAATTTTTCGACCACAATAATGTCAAAG GAGCCGTTAACTTTGAACACGCAAACCGCGTAGGAAATAACCAAATTCGTGAGCAAATCCGTACACCAAACTATGCTGCGGTCCAGCAACCACAAAGACCCTATCCGTCATCAAGATATCGACAGGATGGTGCAGTACAGTCGGACATCCCAGCTGGTGCTTTACTATCTCCCGTCGGTGAAAATGTTGGTGGACTTCTTGGAGGTTTGGTTGGAGGATTGGTTCAAGGATTAGGTTTGGGACTTGGTTTGAATTTACAGC GACCCAACTCCAACCAGTGCAACTCTTATCCAAATGGAGCTTACTATAACTGTCACAGTTGCTGCCGGAAAGAAACCCCGAACTGCGTTGGTTCAATCCCAACTATCTACATGTCGAGAATCGTCAACGAAGGACTGAACTGGGAACATTTGCAGGACCAGCCCTGGGTGGCAACCAGGAAAACCCAGGATGATGCTAACATGTACTGGTTGTATCCACAGCAGTTTGCCAACCTGAGAGCTGGAAGCAGTCCAGATTTATTCAACAGTAATGCTATATTTGAACAGAAACATCAGTCTTAA